One genomic segment of Plasmodium vivax chromosome 9, whole genome shotgun sequence includes these proteins:
- a CDS encoding ubiquitin domain containing protein (encoded by transcript PVX_091315A): MAINVSFKVTGGKEFTISVEPEITVLELKQKCAEHVDIPVECQRIIFKGKILKDKEPLTTYGVSDGITMHLVRSAAPVKEPEAEKETNKNEGAGSNASASATPNVGANPGEHMNDFSDNPLVQMFLQSGAGGDMNLNAGLGAGDNFNLGAFANFLNPGGNGEINRDSISSLLNNPLARSLMNEISNNPEMLANIVSNNPLLRNTFSQSPIMQPVLENPNLLRELMRPEFLQAGLQFENALNMSSGGNNNGANNAGNNQRSLRMEDLLSNLNNFASASANAGAGAGNPGDNSNSNNNLNNMSSLFQSPELLQTFQQVMRANRNLGGFNFPGAGQNMDFNTPNVADNRPPEERYASQLLSLQEMGFIDNDANIQALQETGGDVNSAVTRLLEKGFN, from the exons atggccaTCAACGTGTCATTCAAAGTtacgggggggaaagaatTCACCATTTCGGTGGAACCAGAAATAACCGTTTTGGagttaaagcaaaaatgtgctGAACATGTGGATATCCCTGTTGAGTGTCAGaggattatttttaaag gaaaaatattgaagGACAAAGAACCCCTGACAACGTATGGCGTAAGCGACGGGATCACCATGCACTTGGTTCGCAGCGCGGCCCCGGTGAAGGAGC CTGAAGCTGAGAAGGAGACGAACAAGAACGAAGGAGCGGGAAGCAACGCCAGCGCGAGCGCGACCCCCAACGTTGGCGCAAATCCAGGCGAGCACATGAACGACTTTAGCGACAATCCACTTGTTCAGATGTTTCTGCAGAGTGGAGCGGGAG GCGACATGAACCTGAACGCGGGACTCGGCGCGGGAGACAACTTCAACCTGGGCGCGTTCGCCAACTTTTTAAACCCCGGAGGGAATGGAGAAATCAATCGAGACAGCATCAGCTCCCTCTTAAACAACCCACTCGCGAGATCCCTAATGAACGAAATTAGCAACAATCCGGAGATGCTGGCCAACATAGTGTCCAACAACCCACTGCTCAGGAACACCTTTTCGCAGAGCCCCATTATGCAGCCAGTATTGGAAAATCCAAACCTGTTAAGAGAATTAATGAGGCCGGAATTTTTGCAGGCAGGATTGCAGTTCGAAAATGCCCTAAACATGAGCAGTGGGGGGAACAACAACGGTGCTAATAATGCGGGGAATAATCAACGAAGCCTAAGAATGGAAGATCTGTTGAGCAACTTAAATAACTTCGCAAGTGCAAGTGCCAATGCAGGTGCGGGGGCAGGAAACCCAGGTGACAACAGTAACAGCAATAACAATTTGAACAACATGAGTTCTCTTTTTCAATCCCCGGAATTGCTGCAAACGTTCCAACAGGTTATGAGGGCCAATCGTAACTTGGGCGGTTTTAATTTCCCAGGCGCGGGTCAAAATATGGACTTTAACACCCCCAATGTTGCAGATAACAGGCCACCCGAGGAGCGATACGCCTCCCAGTTGTTGAGTCTCCAGGAGATGGGCTTCATCGATAATGATGCGAATATTCAGGCTTTGCAGGAAACCGGGGGGGACGTGAATTCCGCCGTCACTCGTTTGCTGGAGAAGGGCTTCAATTAG
- a CDS encoding hypothetical protein, conserved (encoded by transcript PVX_091320A), translating into MLRWSTTLRTFPRTQKRSFTNGSKKEIIVLHPILKKTKSGSKSFDEIIYDAQEALGLARSAGFKVANGISMPLGGWTFFKRPSGSKGEGEGEGEGEGGDLANSFREEDTFRGSRQSNVGANAGAPSEVPPQGEDLEKKIAESIIIKTNRIDNKFYFGKGKLNELSTYFLKHPTPYVFINALLSPEQFRNLDMLFNGLLRSHHDELKLRRQKQRGEDCLSVRVSEFSAEDDDGEEDARGEELPYVEMYNEWMERQAEREEREEEHADLEEEEEHDDLEEEEEHADLGEQEEHAASGEEEEHAALGELNQWDVLHRHTADNCDVPLHVELFDRYSIILQILKSRAKNNLSKLQLELARANFIFNTYAEDNKSRMKYVKYIENNVLGKSNFDYEEECSGQSAFHADRQMGGKNSYNHPGYTSSYIKSSETYKEYEKRIIHNLYAKLKKELGKCKNNNALQSSARKHKGLIAVVGYTNVGKTKLINYLTKSNLKARNLLFQTLDNAFKSANISDGHSTIFIDSIGFIQNIPFSLYESFKLTLEAIKSADVLIHVIDVCHPYREKHKKCVVDTLHKIGIPSDFLKCNMIEVWNKVDQLADEELLNLYKTKPKNVLPISAKVGTNCDVLIKIIQTMINRIKDVQVMTLQFSTMEAQERIPYLVKNFKVVPNSISYSSDGNTTFIKLVENPRNLRKYYERFDRGERGPSGGGARKGAASS; encoded by the coding sequence ATGCTCCGATGGTCCACTACCTTACGAACTTTCCCGCGCACGCAGAAGCGAAGTTTCACAAAcggaagcaaaaaggaaattatcgTGCTGCATCCGATAttaaagaaaacgaaaagtgGCAGCAAGTCCTTTGACGAAATAATCTATGACGCGCAGGAAGCCTTAGGGTTGGCTCGGTCGGCTGGCTTCAAAGTCGCGAATGGAATTTCGATGCCCTTGGGGGGGtggacattttttaaacgcCCGAGTGGGTCTAAAGGGGAAggcgaaggggaaggcgaaggggaaggcgGCGATTTAGCTAACAGCTTCCGTGAGGAAGACACATTTAGGGGCTCACGCCAGTCAAACGTAGGGGCAAACGCGGGGGCCCCCTCCGAGGTGCCTCCGCAGGGGGAGGacctagaaaaaaaaattgcagagtCGATTATCATCAAAACGAACAGAATAGATAACAAGTTTTACTTTGGCAAAGGCAAATTGAATGAGCTGTCCACCTATTTTCTAAAACACCCAACGCCGTACGTGTTTATTAACGCGCTGCtttcgcctgaacagttcagaAATTTGGACATGCTGTTTAACGGCCTGCTGCGGAGCCACCACGATGAGTTGAAGCTGCGTAGGCAGaagcagaggggggaagactGCCTCTCGGTGAGGGTGTCAGAATTTAGCGCGGAGGATGACGACGGTGAGGAGGACgcgcggggggaggagctCCCGTACGTCGAGATGTATAACGAGTGGATGGAGAGGCAGGCGGAGCGGGAGGAGAGGGAGGAAGAGCATGCTGAtttggaagaggaggaagagcatGATGAtttggaagaggaggaagagcatGCTGATTTGGGAGAGCAGGAAGAGCATGCTGCTTcgggagaggaggaagaacatGCCGCTTTGGGGGAGTTGAACCAATGGGACGTCCTCCACCGCCACACCGCAGATAACTGCGACGTGCCGCTCCACGTCGAGCTGTTCGACCGGTACAGCATCATCCTACAGATACTGAAGAGCAGGGCGAAAAACAACCTGAGCAAACTGCAGCTGGAGCTAGCCAGGGCCAACTTCATTTTCAACACCTACGCAGAAGATAACAAGTCAAGAATGAAGTATGTAAAGTACATCGAAAATAATGTACTGGGGAAATCAAATTTTGATTACGAGGAGGAGTGCAGTGGACAAAGCGCTTTCCATGCGGATAGACAGatgggagggaaaaacagTTACAACCACCCAGGGTACACGAGCAGCTACATAAAGAGCTCAGAAACGTATAAGGAGtatgaaaaaagaatcatTCACAATTTGTATGCAAAGCTGAAGAAGGAATtggggaaatgcaaaaataataatgcacTCCAGAGCAGTGCTAGAAAGCACAAAGGGTTAATAGCCGTGGTAGGATACACAAATGTaggcaaaacaaaattaataaattatttaaccaAGTCCAATTTGAAGGCAAGAAATTTGCTGTTTCAAACCTTGGATAATGCTTTTAAAAGTGCAAACATTTCTGATGGTCACTCCACCATATTTATAGATTCAATAGGGTTCATTCAGAACATCCCTTTCTCCCTCTACGAGTCGTTTAAGCTAACTTTGGAAGCAATTAAAAGTGCAGACGTGCTCATTCACGTGATTGACGTGTGCCACCCGTACAGAGAGAAACACAAGAAGTGCGTCGTTGACACGTTACACAAAATAGGCATCCCCAGCGATTTTCTAAAATGCAATATGATCGAGGTGTGGAATAAGGTGGACCAATTGGCAGACGAGGAACTCCtcaatttatataaaactaAGCCAAAGAATGTACTTCCCATTTCTGCGAAAGTAGGCACAAATTGTGATGTcctcataaaaataatccaaACGATGATTAACAGAATTAAGGATGTGCAAGTGATGACTCTCCAGTTTTCGACGATGGAAGCTCAAGAGAGGATTCCCTACCTTGTCAAAAATTTCAAAGTAGTCCCCAACTCCATTTCGTACTCCAGCGATGGGAATACCACTTTTATCAAGTTGGTGGAGAATCCCCGCAACTTGCGAAAGTACTATGAGCGTTTCGACCGGGGTGAGAGGGGAccctcgggggggggtgCACGTAAGGGAGCCGCGTCATCATAG
- a CDS encoding UDP-galactose transporter, putative (encoded by transcript PVX_091310A): MAKLKKNSMMFWKRDSHEVSYFYNMLNGLICVSGIYFFFLIFGYYQEKLPNLGKGKDKFYYNIFLICILCFSNSVCSLTAVFIKSKLNNEPFLHDLKKNVDKYFIKQIMLISVTYSIAMIATNYSLSHVNFPTQVLVKSGKMIPIVVGGYCFFGKKYPYYDYISVFLITSSLVIFNLLRTKSSKEVHQTTFGLLLLCLSLICDGLTGPRQDKLLSKYNVNSINLMFYVNIFAFCFNLVASLIIEGAKPYNFLSKYTNSYYYILAFSISGTLGQFFVFYSLKVYGSLYTSLFTTLRKALSTVVSVYLFGHVLKPLQWGCIAVIFSTLIIQNYLKQQAKKVHSKTK, translated from the coding sequence atggcgaaattgaaaaagaacAGCATGATGTTTTGGAAGAGGGACAGCCACGAAGTGTCGTATTTTTACAACATGCTAAATGGGCTGATCTGCGTAAGtgggatatattttttctttttaatttttgggTACTATCAAGAAAAATTACCCAACCTGGGCAAGGGAAAGGACAAATTTTACtacaacatatttttaatatgcaTTTTGTGTTTCTCCAACAGTGTGTGCAGTTTAACGGCggtatttataaaaagcaaGTTGAATAATGAGCCCTTTTTACacgatttgaagaaaaacgtGGACAAGTACTTTATCAAACAGATAATGCTTATATCTGTAACGTATTCAATCGCAATGATAGCAACAAATTATTCCCTAAGTCATGTCAATTTTCCAACACAAGTGCTGGTAAAGTCAGGCAAAATGATCCCCATAGTTGTTGGAGGGTACTGtttctttggaaaaaaatacccctACTATGACTACATTTCTGTATTTCTAATCACATCTTCTTTAGTAATATTCAACTTGTTAAGAACGAAATCGTCCAAGGAAGTTCACCAGACAACATTTGGACTTCTCCTCTTATGCCTATCCCTAATCTGTGATGGGTTGACAGGGCCAAGACAAGACAAGCTCCTAAGcaaatataatgtaaattCAATCAACTTAATGTTTtacgtaaatatatttgcctTTTGCTTTAACCTCGTGGCTTCATTAATTATAGAAGGGGCTAAGCCGTATAACTTTTTATCCAAATATACCAATTCGTACTACTACATTTTAGCCTTCTCCATCAGTGGGACTTTGGGGcagtttttcgttttttactCGCTCAAGGTGTATGGGAGTTTGTATACCAGTCTGTTTACCACTTTGCGGAAGGCCCTAAGTACCGTCGTTTCGGTGTACCTGTTTGGCCACGTGTTGAAGCCCTTGCAGTGGGGCTGCATTGCCGTCATTTTCTCGACGCTCATTATACAGAACTATCTCAAGCAGCAGGCCAAGAAGGTTCACAGCAAGACCAAGTGA